Proteins from one Pithys albifrons albifrons isolate INPA30051 chromosome 2, PitAlb_v1, whole genome shotgun sequence genomic window:
- the BAG2 gene encoding BAG family molecular chaperone regulator 2 translates to MAQARISAKASEGAQQQPQQQHQSGGQLRGRFYRSTSMADRSSRLLENLDQLELRVEAFRDAASAMEQEKEILLEMIHNIQNSQDMRHISEGEREELNLTANRLMGRTLTVEVSVETIRNAQQQESLLHATKMIDEIVNKLLDDLEDAKMRLMSLYGACTSDVPAGPIDQKFQSVVIGCAIEDQKKIKRRLETLLRNLENSEKSITLLEHQKSSVRQSCNSKQD, encoded by the exons ATGGCCCAGGCCAGGATCAGCGCCAAGGCCAGCGAGGGGGCgcagcagcagccgcagcagcagcaccagtcGGGAGGGCAGCTCCGCGGCCGCTTCTACCGCTCCACCTCCATGGCCGACCGCTCCAGCCGCCTGCTCGAGAACCTGGACCAGCTGGAGCTCAG GGTAGAGGCTTTCCGTGACGCAGCATCTGCTATGgaacaagagaaagaaatcctGCTAGAAATGATCCACAATATACAGAACAGCCAGGATATGAGGCACATCAGTGAAG GTGAGAGAGAAGAACTTAATTTGACTGCCAATCGCCTGATGGGCCGAACCCTGACTGTGGAGGTTTCTGTAGAAACCATCCGGAACGCCCAGCAGCAGGAATCCCTACTGCATGCCACAAAGATGATTGATGAAATCGTCAATAAACTTCTGGATGATCTGGAAGATGCCAAGATGCGCTTAATGTCACTTTATGGTGCGTGCACATCTGACGTGCCAGCAGGACCCATCGATCAGAAATTCCAGTCTGTGGTAATCGGATGTGCCATTGAGgatcagaagaaaatcaaaaggCGGCTAGAGACTCTGCTCAGAAACTTGGAAAATTCTGAAAAGTCAATCACGTTGTTGGAGCATCAGAAATCATCTGTTCGACAATCTTGCAACAGCAAACAGGATTAA